The following proteins are co-located in the Silene latifolia isolate original U9 population chromosome 1, ASM4854445v1, whole genome shotgun sequence genome:
- the LOC141644110 gene encoding uncharacterized protein LOC141644110, with amino-acid sequence MPRSHRSELVPYDSEPEKTFRARRNFWKEVRQAEDLSKLEAVYAIFIAENQSFQEDTSTSAAATIMPTLLESHSEPTLTSIPKGFKLPITDNGTFEIKPSYINLVERNLFGGGATEDPATHMERLVTYCCSIPLIAGVNQDQVKQVLFPFSLRDGAAEWLRDLDMEDQGVIDWNSLVLAFYKRYFPPQKTNALRNQITSFKQSPTEDLNEAWIRFKRLVRSVPHHGFDKWFLCNQFYNGLYDDHRALLYSSANGRFQDNTNDNNAWKLNDQIATHTAKYGNPKGSTRGGSSSDGVVAAQLETLIAQVAELKTAQSLGNQQTVHAMTQQETPCKRCGIARHGAVECMSPLEQVHAFQSFKQDTPYSNFYNKRTREHPNFSYRSQNVLNPTPPPPQGPNQTYTIPQNRGNQPQGGYQRNNQGGQQHPNNDLSDIKVMLQQQMTASQKQEALITQLMAHNKMLDNQIAQLATSSRQLGTLPSQPEKPYDTANAIHLRSGLTYDGPAMPENVEEVIMEELDVDAEEKAADEAAASISDKGKSKVADPPIVIKVPFPGRLKNTKVEQKFGKFLEVVKNLQVTVPFTELITQVPSYAKFMKDILTRKKL; translated from the exons atgcccaggtctcacAGGTCCGAACTCGTACCATACGATTCTGAACCAGAAAAGACATTTCGAGCTAGGCGAAATTTTTGGAAGGAAGTCCGCCAAGCAGAAGACTTGAGTAAGCTTGAAGCCGTTTACGCCATTTTTATTGCAGAAAATCAGTCTTTTCAAGAAGACACTTCTACTTCTGCAGCTGCTAcaatcatgcctacattattagAAAGTCACTCAGAGCCCACCCTTACATCCATCCCCAAGGGATTCAAACTCCCTATAACAGATAACGGGACTTTCGAGATAAAGCCATCTTACATTAATTTGGTAGAGAGAAATCTGTTTGGAGGGGGAGCCACGGAAGACCCTGCTACACATATGGAGAGACTCGTTacctactgctgctccatacccttGATTGCTGGGGTGAACCAGGACCAAGTGAAACAGGTGCTCTTCCCATTCTCTCTGCGAGACGGTGCTGCAGAGTGGCTGCGTGATTTAGACATGGAAGATCAGGGGGTCATTGACTGGAACAGTTTAGttcttgccttctacaagagatATTTTCCACCCCAGAAGACGAATGCCTTGAGAAATCAAATTACTAGCTTCAAACAAAGCCCAACTGAAGACTTAAACGAGGCATGGATTCGCTTTAAGAGATTGGTTCGTTCAGTTCCTCACCATGGGTTTGATAAGTGGTTTCtctgcaaccagttctacaatggactATATGATGACCATCGGGCACTACTTTATTCCTCAGCTAACGGGAGATTCCAGGACAACACAAATGATAATAATGCTTGGAAATTAAATGACCAAATAGCTACACATACTGCTAAATATGGGAACCCCAAAGGTAGTACGAGAGGAGGAAGTTCATCAGATGGAGTTGTTGCAGCTCAGTTAGAGACATTAATTGCTCAGGTTGCCGAACTTAAGACAGCCCAGTCTTTGGGAAACCAACAGACAGTTCATGCCATGACCCAGCAGGAAACACCTTGTAAGCGATGTGGTATTGCAAGACATGGTGCAGTCGAGTGCATGAGTCCCTTGGAGCAAGTTCACGCCTTTCAGTCCTTCAAACAAGATACACCATACTCCAATTTCTACAATAAAAGGACTAGAGAGCATCCTAATTTCTCTTATCGAAGTCAGAATGTTCTCAACCCAACTCCACCACCGCCTCAAGGTCCGAATCAGACATATACTATTCCCCAGAATCGGGGAAATCAACCACAGGGTGGTTATCAGAGGAACAATCAAGGGGGTCAACAACATCCAAACAATGACCTATCTGACATAAAGGTTATGCTTCAGCAACAGATGACCGCTTCACAAAAGCAAGAGGCACTTATCACTCAGTTGATGGCGCATAATAAGATGTTGGACAATCAAATTGCCCAACTAGCCACTTCAAGTAGACAACTGGGTACACTGCCGTCTCAGCCTGAGAAGCCGTATGACACGGCAAACGCGATTCATCTTcgaagcggtcttacttatgatggacccGCAATGCCCGAGAATGTTGAGGAGGTCATAATGGAGGAGTTAGATGTGGATGCGGAAGAAAAAGCAGCGGACGAAGCTGCT GCGTCTATTTCTGACAAAGGGAAGAGTAAAGTTGCTGACCCGCCAATTGTTATCAAGGTTCCTTTTCCAGGGCGCCTAAAGAACACAAAAGTCGAGCAAAAATTCGGTAAATTCTTGGAGGTCGTCAAAAATCTTCAGGTAACTGTACCTTTTACCgaactaattacccaggtaccctcttatgctaagtttatgaaggacaTCTTGACCCGTAAGAAGCTTTAA
- the LOC141603575 gene encoding ubiquitin-conjugating enzyme E2-17 kDa-like, whose translation MASKRILKELKDLQKDPPTSCSAGPVGEDMFHWQATIMGPTDSPYAGGVFLVTIHFPPDYPFKPPKVSFKTKVFHPNINSNGSICLDILKEQWSPALTISKVLLSICSLLTDPNPDDPLVPEIAHMYKTDRSKYEQSARTWTQKYAMG comes from the exons ATGGCTTCCAAGAGGATCTTGAAGGAGTTGAAGGATCTGCAAAAGGACCCACCTACGTCATGTAGTGCAG GGCCGGTTGGTGAGGACATGTTCCATTGGCAAGCAACAATAATGGGGCCTACTGATAGCCCATATGCCGGAGGTGTATTTCTTGTGACTATCCATTTCCCTCCTGATTATCCATTCAAACCTCCCAAG gtTTCCTTCAAGACAAAAGTCTTCCACCCTAACATCAACAGCAACGGGAGTATATGTCTTGATATCCTTAAAGAACAATGGAGTCCTGCTTTAACAATCTCCAAG GTTCTTTTATCCATATGTTCTTTGCTGACCGATCCAAATCCTGATGATCCACTCGTGCCAGAAATTGCCCATATGTACAAGACTGATCGGTCCAAGTACGAGCAGTCTGCTCGTACTTGGACTCAAAAGTATGCCATGGGCTGA
- the LOC141644100 gene encoding uncharacterized protein LOC141644100 — protein MAVQGQFATVDNLQRRGFSLANRCCLCENNEENHAHLFFSCPYSHHVWSSVLQWMKIIRPALSLQQELTLLVPMPNWRKHWFQVSITVVVHSLWTERNRRIFAQEKLSPSALLNKIKFQIAVRMHMRHSELFLASVQSD, from the coding sequence ATGGCTGTTCAGGGGCAGTTTGCTACTGTGGATAATCTTCAAAGAAGAGGTTTCTCCCTTGCAAACAGATGTTGTCTGTGTGAGAACAATGAAGAGAACCATGCTCATCTCTTCTTTTCCTGTCCTTACTCTCATCATGTTTGGTCTTCTGTTCTTCAGTGGATGAAAATTATCAGGCCTGCTTTATCTTTGCAGCAAGAACTCACTCTCCTGGTTCCTATGCCTAATTGGAGGAAGCATTGGTTTCAAGTTTCCATTACTGTTGTAGTTCACTCACTATGGACTGAACGGAATCGCAGGATTTTTGCTCAGGAGAAGCTCTCCCCTTCTGCTCTGCTAAACAAGATAAAGTTCCAGATAGCTGTTAGAATGCACATGCGCCATTCTGAGCTTTTTCTAGCTAGTGTTCAGTCTGATTAA